The following are encoded in a window of Thalassotalea insulae genomic DNA:
- a CDS encoding PAS domain-containing hybrid sensor histidine kinase/response regulator, which yields MLEQEINNLDAIPFPLIEITTQGQIVATNAAFTSMFQFDVSTNVNINTLFQFTNEQLDFTELVRSGGEITCIALYQKSLVDKCDVQLSIRPQPQNNSLLTVLVEKSPYWYRQYNLKKQALHKIEHSIDRTSTGLWEYDLGSQQAEFSGRFKELVMVPRDHLLTWQEFRSLVFSEDKGVFDAFLNNHIQFNILLSFEFRIVKNGKVHWFQLKGEAIQDQNRARIIMGSLTDCTEIKKTIAKLNDTVESKDIAMKAGNIGTWRAECIDGKRWRWRWDELANQMFMLNKEDIGKINKLLSLLHPEDSPRIIAAIENSLKTGEFFNEHYRVILANGELKYILGKGKVSKNFNGNSYRIDGICIDQTLIYKVQHELELLNNQLEQRVLSRTRLLEKAKEQAEQASQTKTDFLSMMSHELRTPMNAVIGSLDLLSTTELSVESLDLLDTAKTSANNLVFILNDILDINKIEAGKLELEESAFSVSEVIDNIVKVFIPVLSKQNVQLVVIEDPQIPRFVKGDATRVRQILFNILGNAIKFTGGKSHDKGVIKLIARVEESNQLLSHISFVISDNGIGIAKDVQQKLFSPFTQAERSTTRKYGGTGLGLNICGKLTEMMGGEISLKSKLGEGTTFTINLPLWISQETTALEVETLTGTNVAILSMINDDLERVYNWTAYLAEEGASVKLVEFDHVVEHSDEFDVVIILANYQEAIRQQVASLYQQVKNSSNICCAIQRNEIALFREFLPGVKLLPVCPITRVQLIDTVKQIKLSNQTLTLDDLDLSELALSLEETSTESTHLKGGILVVEDNPLNQKLIKKQMKHIGYACDIANNGEEGITQWQNKRYKLILTDCHMPLVDGYDMTKSIRAQEKQKQLKPIPIIAITGAAMTGDEQHCFDSGMNDFVSKPMQMSDLKEVLKKWYKYEQ from the coding sequence ATGCTCGAACAGGAAATTAATAACCTTGATGCTATCCCATTTCCATTAATAGAAATTACGACTCAGGGGCAAATCGTTGCAACGAATGCTGCGTTTACTAGTATGTTTCAGTTTGATGTTAGTACTAACGTTAACATCAATACACTTTTTCAATTTACTAATGAGCAGCTGGATTTTACCGAGCTGGTAAGAAGTGGCGGCGAAATTACATGTATAGCGTTATATCAAAAAAGCTTAGTGGATAAATGTGATGTACAGCTTAGCATTAGGCCGCAACCGCAAAATAACAGCTTACTTACTGTTTTAGTAGAAAAGTCACCTTATTGGTATCGTCAGTACAATTTAAAAAAGCAGGCATTACATAAAATAGAGCACAGTATTGACCGAACATCTACCGGACTATGGGAATACGACTTAGGTAGTCAACAAGCAGAATTCTCAGGAAGGTTCAAAGAGTTGGTGATGGTTCCCCGTGATCATCTCTTAACCTGGCAAGAATTTAGGAGTTTAGTGTTTAGTGAAGACAAAGGTGTGTTTGATGCTTTTCTTAATAACCATATTCAATTCAATATTTTATTGTCGTTTGAATTTAGGATAGTTAAAAATGGCAAAGTTCACTGGTTTCAACTAAAAGGAGAAGCGATTCAAGATCAAAATCGAGCGCGGATCATCATGGGTTCGTTAACAGATTGTACCGAGATAAAAAAAACCATCGCCAAGTTAAACGACACCGTTGAAAGTAAAGATATTGCCATGAAAGCGGGGAATATTGGCACTTGGCGAGCTGAGTGTATTGATGGTAAACGTTGGCGTTGGCGCTGGGATGAATTGGCCAATCAGATGTTTATGCTCAATAAAGAAGACATAGGCAAGATAAATAAATTACTCAGCTTATTGCACCCGGAAGACTCACCACGCATTATCGCCGCAATTGAAAACTCGTTAAAAACGGGTGAATTTTTTAATGAACATTACCGGGTAATTTTAGCTAATGGCGAACTTAAATATATTTTAGGAAAAGGTAAGGTTAGTAAAAACTTTAATGGTAACAGTTATCGTATCGATGGTATCTGTATTGACCAGACGCTTATTTATAAAGTACAGCATGAGCTAGAACTGTTAAATAACCAATTAGAACAGCGGGTGTTAAGTCGTACTCGCTTATTAGAGAAAGCAAAAGAACAGGCTGAACAAGCTAGTCAGACGAAAACGGATTTTCTTTCAATGATGAGCCACGAACTAAGAACACCAATGAATGCCGTCATAGGTTCGTTAGACTTGTTATCAACAACAGAGCTGAGTGTTGAATCACTCGATTTGTTAGATACCGCAAAAACGTCAGCTAATAACCTAGTTTTTATACTTAATGACATTTTAGATATTAACAAAATTGAGGCAGGTAAATTAGAACTGGAAGAGTCTGCGTTTTCTGTATCTGAAGTTATCGACAATATCGTTAAAGTATTTATTCCAGTGCTATCAAAGCAAAATGTGCAATTGGTAGTGATAGAAGATCCGCAGATCCCACGATTTGTTAAAGGCGATGCTACCCGAGTGAGACAAATCTTGTTTAATATTCTCGGCAATGCCATTAAATTTACAGGTGGTAAATCACACGACAAAGGCGTGATCAAATTAATTGCTAGGGTTGAAGAAAGTAATCAACTACTAAGCCATATCAGTTTTGTAATCTCTGACAACGGTATAGGCATCGCAAAAGATGTTCAGCAAAAGTTGTTTTCGCCTTTTACTCAGGCTGAGCGCTCTACCACTCGAAAATACGGTGGTACGGGGTTAGGGTTAAATATTTGCGGTAAATTAACGGAAATGATGGGCGGGGAGATTTCATTAAAAAGTAAATTGGGTGAAGGGACAACATTTACCATTAATTTGCCGCTATGGATCTCACAAGAAACGACTGCATTGGAAGTAGAAACATTAACCGGGACCAATGTCGCAATTTTATCGATGATCAATGATGATTTAGAGCGAGTTTATAATTGGACAGCTTATCTCGCTGAAGAAGGAGCATCGGTGAAGTTGGTTGAATTTGATCATGTCGTCGAGCACAGTGATGAATTTGATGTAGTCATTATTCTTGCCAATTATCAAGAAGCTATTAGACAACAAGTCGCTTCGCTTTATCAGCAAGTGAAAAACTCCAGTAATATCTGCTGTGCCATTCAGCGCAATGAAATCGCTTTATTCCGTGAATTTCTTCCCGGAGTGAAGTTGTTGCCCGTCTGTCCAATAACTCGTGTACAGCTAATTGATACCGTCAAGCAAATAAAGTTAAGTAATCAAACCTTAACCCTTGATGATCTGGATTTAAGTGAACTGGCATTATCATTAGAAGAAACAAGCACCGAAAGCACTCATTTAAAAGGCGGTATCTTAGTAGTGGAAGATAATCCTCTTAACCAGAAATTAATTAAAAAACAAATGAAGCATATCGGTTACGCCTGCGACATTGCAAATAATGGTGAAGAGGGGATAACACAATGGCAAAACAAACGTTATAAATTAATCTTAACCGATTGTCATATGCCGTTGGTTGATGGGTACGATATGACTAAGAGTATTCGGGCACAAGAAAAACAAAAACAGCTTAAGCCTATTCCTATCATTGCAATTACGGGCGCCGCGATGACTGGTGATGAACAACACTGTTTTGATAGCGGTATGAATGACTTTGTCAGTAAGCCAATGCAAATGTCGGATTTAAAAGAAGTCCTTAAAAAGTGGTATAAATATGAACAATAA
- a CDS encoding trans-sulfuration enzyme family protein — MDDTFHSDTQMVSDVQQNTDSFGAVVPPIYQNSLFTFDSWQAIEHAFEDKVNNPIYTRGTNPTVRMAEQKLAQLAHGETAKLFASGMAAVSAAMLHFLSAGDHLITLKNTYGPSISLINDFLIAKFNIEVSYVDGTDVEDFKKHIRPNTKLIYLESPSSVVFKLQDLAAIAKLAKKHQIATAMDNTWATPLFQKPLSLGIDLEIHSCSKYLGGHSDIIAGVLIGSEQLLNAIHFREYELLGAKMAPMEAWFLLRSLRTLSLRMEKHQQNALKVANFLHQHDGIEKVNYPGLVSFPQYKLANKQMTGYSGLMSFQLKTCTLTQVKLFVNSLQLFQIGVSWGGHESLVYAPAISGLKEQSAEQFEQMGISTSDIRISVGLENVEDLIADLDNALQAI; from the coding sequence ATGGATGATACATTTCATAGCGACACACAAATGGTCAGCGATGTTCAGCAAAATACTGACAGCTTCGGTGCTGTTGTGCCTCCAATATACCAAAATTCATTGTTTACCTTTGATTCCTGGCAAGCGATTGAACACGCTTTTGAGGATAAAGTGAATAATCCTATCTATACCCGAGGCACTAACCCTACGGTTCGCATGGCAGAACAAAAGCTGGCGCAACTTGCTCACGGAGAAACAGCTAAGCTATTTGCTTCGGGTATGGCTGCGGTTTCAGCGGCGATGCTCCATTTTTTGAGCGCGGGAGATCACCTGATCACCTTAAAAAATACTTACGGCCCGTCAATAAGCCTGATCAATGATTTTCTAATCGCAAAATTTAATATCGAAGTGAGTTATGTTGACGGCACCGACGTTGAAGATTTTAAAAAGCATATTCGCCCCAACACTAAGTTAATTTATTTAGAAAGCCCTTCTTCTGTGGTCTTTAAATTACAGGATTTAGCTGCCATTGCTAAGCTTGCGAAAAAACATCAAATCGCAACCGCGATGGATAACACCTGGGCAACACCGTTATTTCAAAAACCGTTATCCTTAGGCATAGATTTAGAAATTCATTCCTGTTCAAAATACTTAGGTGGCCATAGCGATATTATTGCCGGAGTATTAATTGGCAGTGAACAACTCTTAAATGCCATACATTTCAGGGAATATGAATTACTGGGCGCAAAAATGGCGCCAATGGAAGCCTGGTTTCTACTTAGGAGTTTAAGAACATTATCATTACGCATGGAAAAACATCAGCAAAATGCGCTAAAGGTTGCCAACTTCCTGCATCAGCATGATGGTATTGAAAAAGTTAACTACCCGGGATTAGTTAGTTTTCCACAATATAAATTAGCTAACAAACAAATGACTGGCTATAGCGGCTTAATGAGTTTTCAATTGAAAACTTGTACCCTCACTCAAGTCAAACTATTTGTTAATTCATTACAACTTTTTCAAATAGGCGTTAGCTGGGGCGGTCATGAAAGCTTAGTCTATGCCCCTGCTATCAGTGGGCTAAAAGAACAATCAGCAGAGCAATTTGAACAAATGGGCATATCTACCAGTGATATTCGAATTTCCGTTGGATTAGAAAATGTCGAAGACCTTATTGCCGATCTCGACAACGCATTGCAAGCCATCTAG
- a CDS encoding Na+/H+ antiporter NhaC family protein → MVKDKRRQLIDSVVTISILVLTIGYGLIVRPVVWQQPQLPLEIIFLLSAIASISYLLAIGHQWSQILERITAKLAQALPTLLILFAIGLLIASWMIAGTIPYLVYYGLTIISAEHIYLVAFITPVFFSLCTGTSWGSIATIGLVLISVANVINADLAITTGAIVGGAYFGDKLSPLSDTTNIAAIAVNIDVYQHIESMLVTTVPSAVLACLGFVLLDVIYPANIINIASSDLRTVDILTQTLNGIEQLFSLNILLLIPPVIVLIGAIRKVAALPTLILSSIAACILALVFQEVTLSAVFQTLYQGFDINMLTNSSTQLPDPLDGLFNRGGLYALNTPIIIVILVFIYLGALDCINAIPTVINHVLDKISSQAALISTTLIASGVVNALTSSQYANSFVVGESFKTKYDQCKLPRKVLSRSLEDTGTMIESLIPWSTTSVFVYASLNVAIQDYWRWQLLSLINIAIAFLFAWCGIGYFQQTTKKDELPNG, encoded by the coding sequence ATGGTCAAGGACAAGCGACGCCAGCTTATTGATAGTGTGGTCACCATTAGCATTTTAGTTTTAACTATCGGCTATGGCTTAATTGTCAGGCCTGTTGTTTGGCAACAACCTCAGCTCCCCCTTGAAATTATATTTCTGCTCTCGGCCATTGCTAGCATTAGCTATTTACTTGCCATAGGCCATCAATGGTCACAAATTTTAGAACGTATTACAGCAAAATTAGCTCAAGCTTTGCCAACGTTATTGATTTTGTTTGCCATAGGCCTTTTAATCGCTAGCTGGATGATTGCTGGCACTATCCCTTATTTAGTGTATTACGGATTAACCATTATCTCTGCTGAGCACATCTATTTAGTCGCATTTATAACACCGGTATTTTTTTCATTGTGTACAGGTACTTCTTGGGGCTCGATAGCGACTATAGGTTTAGTATTGATCTCTGTTGCTAATGTCATTAACGCCGACTTAGCAATCACGACTGGTGCTATTGTCGGCGGAGCTTATTTTGGAGATAAACTCTCTCCGCTGTCAGACACTACTAATATCGCTGCAATAGCCGTTAATATCGATGTCTATCAACATATAGAGTCTATGCTGGTGACGACAGTGCCGTCCGCAGTACTTGCTTGTCTGGGGTTTGTTTTACTTGATGTCATTTATCCGGCTAACATTATCAACATCGCTAGCAGCGATTTACGCACGGTAGATATACTGACACAAACTCTTAACGGCATTGAGCAATTATTTAGCCTAAATATCTTATTATTAATACCGCCAGTAATCGTATTAATCGGTGCAATAAGAAAAGTAGCGGCGCTACCGACCTTGATCTTATCTTCTATTGCCGCATGTATCTTAGCGCTAGTATTTCAAGAGGTAACGCTATCAGCGGTTTTTCAAACGCTTTACCAAGGGTTTGACATCAACATGTTGACCAATAGCTCGACGCAATTACCTGATCCGTTAGATGGTCTATTTAATCGCGGCGGGCTATATGCACTTAATACCCCGATCATTATTGTGATCTTAGTGTTTATCTATCTTGGCGCCCTTGATTGTATTAATGCCATTCCAACTGTTATTAATCATGTGCTAGATAAAATATCTTCACAAGCCGCACTCATTTCCACTACTTTGATCGCCTCAGGAGTAGTCAATGCATTAACCTCAAGTCAATACGCCAACAGTTTTGTTGTAGGGGAATCATTTAAGACTAAGTATGACCAATGCAAGCTACCGCGCAAAGTGCTTTCTCGCTCACTTGAAGACACAGGAACCATGATAGAAAGCCTGATCCCGTGGAGTACTACGTCGGTATTTGTCTATGCCTCACTCAACGTTGCGATTCAAGACTACTGGCGCTGGCAATTATTATCATTAATTAATATTGCCATAGCATTTCTCTTTGCCTGGTGCGGTATCGGATATTTTCAACAAACAACTAAAAAGGATGAGTTACCCAATGGATGA
- a CDS encoding Hpt domain-containing protein — translation MNNKKQVLNKEVMINLIGDDQVAARKFEIEFLKQAKDSIAEITAYFNQERFKEISEAAHYLKTSANAIGAEITADHLQQLENCAINQDSMQCKQQIIEIHQAVKQVYAEVVNND, via the coding sequence ATGAACAATAAGAAGCAGGTATTGAACAAAGAGGTGATGATTAACCTTATTGGTGATGATCAAGTGGCAGCGAGAAAATTTGAAATTGAATTTCTCAAGCAAGCAAAAGATTCAATTGCTGAGATTACCGCCTATTTTAATCAAGAACGCTTTAAAGAGATCAGTGAAGCAGCGCACTACCTGAAAACCTCAGCTAACGCTATTGGTGCCGAAATTACGGCAGATCATCTTCAACAGTTGGAAAACTGTGCTATTAATCAAGATTCAATGCAATGTAAACAGCAAATTATTGAAATTCATCAAGCGGTTAAACAAGTGTATGCGGAGGTGGTGAATAATGACTAA
- a CDS encoding sensor histidine kinase, producing the protein MDEHQTLLIVDDNPTNIDLLRRYLEQQGYRISAVTSGETALKLAANLKPDLILLDVLMPGIDGFETCSQLKASSATQDIPIIFVTAKVAPEDLRKGFSVGGADYITKPVEREVLLARVGHQLSISKKRLLEQELLEQNRAMAALGEMVASITHEVSTPLGNLKLSVSMLKDNLELIEQHLEQGNLKKQELLDFIHEHKSIIELCDRNSIRADQLMTSFKNIAVGQCNLTLDKFNLKTLLNDIVLTLHPKIKRTAHQVNVNLTEPIYIYSYSGTISQVITNLINNALMHAFNENDQGVVDIDVTEQQDKIIIKVTDNGMGIPAEQLSKIFDKFYTTKANKGGTGLGLYISRGLVENELKGEIAITSTLGQGTSISLILPSTLND; encoded by the coding sequence ATGGATGAGCATCAAACACTATTAATCGTTGACGATAATCCAACCAATATAGATTTGTTACGCCGTTATTTAGAGCAACAGGGCTATCGTATTTCTGCAGTCACCAGTGGAGAAACCGCGCTTAAATTAGCAGCCAATTTAAAACCTGATTTAATCTTGTTAGATGTACTCATGCCAGGTATCGATGGTTTTGAAACTTGCAGTCAACTAAAGGCTTCCTCAGCCACTCAAGATATACCCATTATATTTGTTACCGCAAAAGTTGCTCCTGAAGATTTACGTAAAGGTTTTTCTGTCGGCGGAGCTGACTATATTACAAAGCCAGTAGAACGAGAGGTATTACTTGCCAGAGTCGGTCATCAGCTCAGCATTAGTAAAAAGCGCCTACTTGAGCAAGAGTTATTAGAACAGAATCGGGCAATGGCCGCGCTTGGTGAAATGGTCGCCAGTATCACCCATGAAGTATCAACGCCACTCGGTAATTTGAAGCTATCGGTTAGCATGTTGAAAGATAATCTTGAACTAATAGAACAGCACCTCGAACAAGGCAATTTAAAAAAACAAGAATTACTCGATTTTATTCATGAACACAAAAGTATTATTGAGCTCTGTGACAGAAACAGCATTCGAGCGGATCAGTTAATGACAAGTTTTAAAAATATTGCTGTTGGCCAGTGTAATTTAACGCTCGATAAATTCAACTTAAAAACCTTGCTTAACGATATCGTCCTGACCTTGCACCCTAAAATCAAAAGAACAGCCCATCAGGTTAACGTAAACCTAACTGAGCCTATTTACATCTACAGTTACAGTGGCACTATTTCTCAGGTGATCACCAATTTAATTAATAATGCCCTAATGCATGCCTTTAATGAAAATGATCAAGGCGTCGTCGATATAGACGTAACAGAGCAACAAGATAAAATCATTATTAAGGTAACAGATAATGGCATGGGGATCCCAGCGGAGCAGCTGTCAAAAATATTCGATAAATTCTATACCACAAAAGCTAATAAAGGCGGTACTGGCCTCGGGCTTTATATCAGCAGAGGCTTAGTTGAGAATGAACTTAAAGGTGAAATAGCGATAACGTCAACACTTGGTCAGGGCACTAGCATTAGTTTGATCTTGCCAAGCACGTTAAACGATTAA
- a CDS encoding response regulator — MKSFSRFSFRRGYSKSLLLVFCLILLISLAMFWYVKKLNLDLVRSTTQSSAAQYINLLTEFRTLYSSEVVATAARQGLEITHDYHDKTGAIPLPATLSMLLIDKLSEHGDQVKAKLYSAYPFPWRQQTGGLNGEFERQAWQSFQQTPKQAFTQIEMVNGVLSLRYAVADVMRPACISCHNSHPDTPKNDWQVGDIRGVLEVIQPLEHGVSKVNNIFWQMVGLISALLLFSALAVLFILRQMQQRQSQLSDLNMQLTTEISAKQQATEQLQLAMDEAIAANKSKSAFLANISHEIRTPMNAILGYTQILQRDTDLSGDQQHSLSVIEHSGEHLLGIINDVLDLSKIEANAVTLNKQVFDLELMFITLSDMFRLKAQQKQLEWQTVNNIASQKLSVLGDQGKLRQVLINLIGNAIKFTDNGQVCFTLTPQANNYFHFEIADTGPGIAPEYQQKIFNAFNQGNLQEGLGGTGLGLTISKKYLSLMACDLHLESELAQGAKFYFDIQLPVVEAELGANDDWQVKQLRADQSKSILVVDDIEVNRIILTRMLSDVGFTVYQAEHGQTALNLMSQHKIDLVFTDMMMPEMAGDQLLKQIITNYPDVLVVAVSASSMHFDEEYFVDLGFNGFIAKPFHFEDVYQTLKQLLHIEYDYQNKVGSLQANSDLIHLHELAQYCQPQMKTLLQYCQLYQITEIEQFLTSLKEEKPELSPLVQYLSEFVYSYDMDAMLEFLQSVMDDG; from the coding sequence TTGAAATCCTTTTCTCGCTTTAGTTTTCGCCGTGGTTATTCAAAATCACTGTTACTTGTCTTCTGCCTGATATTACTGATATCTCTGGCGATGTTTTGGTATGTAAAAAAACTAAATCTTGATTTGGTTCGCTCAACAACCCAAAGCAGTGCAGCACAATACATTAACTTACTGACTGAATTTCGCACCCTATATTCCTCCGAAGTAGTCGCAACAGCAGCTCGTCAAGGACTAGAAATCACTCATGACTATCACGATAAAACGGGTGCTATTCCCCTGCCCGCGACATTAAGCATGCTATTAATAGATAAGCTGAGCGAACATGGCGATCAGGTAAAAGCAAAATTATACAGTGCATACCCTTTTCCATGGCGACAACAAACCGGCGGCCTAAACGGCGAATTTGAACGCCAAGCGTGGCAATCGTTTCAACAAACACCAAAGCAGGCATTTACCCAAATAGAAATGGTTAATGGTGTTTTAAGTTTACGTTATGCTGTCGCTGATGTTATGCGCCCCGCCTGTATCAGCTGTCATAACAGCCATCCAGATACACCGAAAAACGACTGGCAAGTTGGCGATATTCGTGGTGTTTTAGAAGTAATACAGCCGTTAGAACATGGTGTTAGTAAGGTCAACAATATCTTTTGGCAAATGGTAGGGTTAATAAGTGCGCTATTGTTATTTAGTGCCTTAGCGGTGTTGTTTATTTTAAGACAAATGCAACAAAGGCAAAGTCAGCTATCTGACTTAAATATGCAGCTCACCACGGAAATATCGGCGAAACAACAAGCAACCGAACAGCTGCAACTGGCAATGGACGAAGCTATTGCGGCCAATAAATCAAAATCAGCGTTTCTTGCCAACATTTCTCATGAGATCAGAACACCGATGAACGCTATCTTAGGTTATACCCAGATATTACAAAGAGACACTGATTTATCCGGCGATCAACAACATTCATTGTCCGTGATTGAACATTCTGGCGAACATTTACTGGGGATTATTAACGATGTCTTAGATCTATCAAAAATTGAAGCCAATGCCGTCACTTTAAATAAGCAGGTGTTTGATCTGGAATTAATGTTTATCACGCTCAGTGATATGTTCAGACTAAAGGCGCAACAAAAACAACTGGAATGGCAAACCGTTAATAACATTGCCAGTCAAAAACTGTCAGTATTAGGTGATCAAGGCAAACTTAGGCAAGTATTAATTAACCTTATTGGTAATGCGATTAAATTTACCGATAATGGACAAGTTTGCTTTACCCTAACCCCTCAAGCTAATAATTATTTTCATTTTGAAATTGCCGACACTGGCCCAGGAATTGCGCCAGAGTATCAGCAAAAGATCTTTAATGCGTTTAATCAAGGCAATCTTCAAGAAGGACTTGGCGGTACAGGGTTAGGCTTAACCATATCGAAAAAATACCTTTCATTAATGGCTTGTGACCTGCACTTAGAGTCTGAATTAGCACAAGGGGCAAAATTTTATTTTGATATTCAACTTCCCGTGGTTGAGGCTGAACTGGGCGCTAACGACGATTGGCAAGTAAAACAACTAAGAGCGGATCAAAGTAAAAGTATCTTGGTGGTCGATGATATTGAAGTTAACCGTATCATACTGACCCGTATGTTATCGGATGTCGGTTTTACCGTTTATCAAGCTGAGCATGGTCAAACCGCTCTTAACCTGATGTCGCAACATAAAATAGATCTAGTCTTTACCGATATGATGATGCCAGAAATGGCTGGGGATCAATTATTAAAGCAAATTATCACTAATTACCCGGATGTATTAGTAGTAGCCGTTTCAGCATCTAGTATGCATTTTGACGAAGAATATTTTGTCGACCTAGGCTTTAATGGCTTTATTGCAAAACCATTTCATTTTGAAGATGTTTACCAAACACTTAAACAACTGCTTCATATTGAATACGACTATCAAAATAAAGTAGGTTCTTTGCAAGCTAATAGCGATTTAATTCATTTACATGAATTAGCTCAATATTGCCAGCCACAAATGAAAACACTATTGCAATATTGCCAGCTCTATCAAATTACAGAAATTGAGCAATTCTTGACATCTTTAAAGGAGGAAAAACCAGAGCTATCCCCGTTAGTTCAATATTTAAGCGAATTTGTCTATAGTTATGATATGGATGCAATGCTGGAATTTCTACAGAGTGTAATGGACGATGGATGA
- a CDS encoding response regulator, which produces MTKPMSIACRHPKVVMLMDNEENIAGAANIIAEQIEEYRTILFDDKSAKYLAMTKPGVLLIALNNVEKSVKVYGELVESGIVNYPHNSIILCNNKESGLAFRCCIKGLFDNYFVYQPLYERFRLKMIVHSALQNTQLSADYAGIQEEQLEQVDEEFNQLIEESSQCKNKLLQQIENSREEIRQVSEKIEQSQQNVDVSPQEILRGITEEHLKPLLNSLENDIKSNLGSMISQLVNQQQSQKKHTKASVELTTPKRADHQSLYQNVSNAEKADEVENKPQASKKGILQDPIKKAVLNNDSGRILVVEDNQLYRDMLVNVLSKEKYTVDEVSDGLKAIRKIKDSDYDLIIMDLFMPNLDGLNATKQIRNVSGGKDIPVIALTGNKNKEIVRKWAAYGLKGYIMKPSTREEILAAVSRCVA; this is translated from the coding sequence ATGACTAAACCTATGTCTATTGCTTGTCGTCACCCCAAAGTTGTAATGCTTATGGATAACGAAGAAAACATTGCAGGCGCTGCGAATATCATTGCTGAACAGATTGAAGAATATCGTACCATATTATTTGACGATAAAAGTGCCAAGTATCTCGCGATGACAAAACCAGGGGTGTTACTAATAGCACTAAATAATGTAGAGAAAAGCGTCAAAGTCTATGGTGAACTGGTTGAGAGTGGCATTGTTAATTATCCACATAACAGCATCATTTTATGTAATAACAAAGAATCAGGTTTAGCGTTTAGGTGTTGTATTAAAGGTTTGTTTGACAATTACTTTGTTTATCAACCTTTATATGAAAGATTCCGCTTAAAAATGATAGTGCATAGTGCACTTCAAAATACTCAGCTCAGTGCCGATTACGCTGGCATTCAGGAAGAACAGTTAGAGCAGGTTGATGAAGAGTTTAATCAATTAATTGAAGAAAGCAGTCAATGCAAAAACAAACTGTTGCAACAAATAGAGAACAGCCGTGAAGAGATAAGGCAAGTATCTGAAAAAATAGAACAGTCACAACAAAATGTCGATGTTTCTCCCCAAGAGATCCTTAGAGGGATCACAGAAGAACATTTAAAACCATTATTGAACTCTTTAGAAAATGATATTAAATCTAACTTAGGTAGTATGATCAGCCAATTGGTTAATCAACAACAAAGTCAGAAAAAGCATACGAAAGCATCAGTCGAATTGACAACACCTAAACGAGCAGATCATCAATCGCTCTATCAAAATGTAAGTAATGCTGAAAAGGCTGATGAGGTTGAAAATAAACCGCAAGCGAGTAAAAAAGGCATATTGCAAGATCCGATTAAAAAGGCGGTGTTAAATAATGATAGTGGCCGCATTTTGGTTGTTGAAGATAATCAACTTTATCGCGATATGCTAGTTAATGTGCTTAGCAAAGAAAAATATACCGTTGATGAGGTAAGTGATGGTTTAAAAGCGATACGTAAAATAAAAGATAGCGATTATGACCTGATCATAATGGACTTATTTATGCCAAATCTTGATGGTTTAAATGCCACTAAACAAATTCGAAATGTTTCTGGTGGTAAAGACATTCCAGTGATTGCGTTAACCGGTAACAAGAATAAGGAAATAGTCCGTAAATGGGCGGCGTACGGTTTAAAAGGTTATATTATGAAACCGTCAACTAGGGAAGAAATCTTGGCCGCCGTGTCTCGTTGCGTCGCATGA